The window GACTGCTAGCTGGCTAGCGAGGTGCCTGATGAGAACAACCAAGATGGCAACGTATTTCTTGGGACACAGCGGACGGGAATTTCATCCATGGTGCTAATTGAGAGAGTAAAAAGGTGCGAGTCGATCTGATTTACCCGTCACGGCTGATAAGAGGTGGAGCTTCTGTTTCCTTGATAGACACAAAATGAGACGAGGCCGCCACCTCATGGCGGAGCGATAATAGCATGTCGAGGTGCCTGCCCACAGGCACGTGATTCCATCCTTCGGAGGTCCTGCTGAAGATGCCATGAGGAAATCCCTCACGCATCACCAAAGCTATGTATGTCCCCGAAATAGCCGAAATTTGCTGCGATTTCATGTAGCGTTTACAAGAATTATGCAGCTGCACTGTGCAGGGACCGCGGGTGGCGGTGTCCTCACGTCGAGGGTATGAAGATGAGTAGTAACAGAAAGGCATACGCTGGTGTCACCAGTGACCGTCATCGTATATGTCTCACTTCTTCATGTGTCTGACCTGATAGTGACTGCACGTGTTACCTTGGACTACTTTATCGTTCTCAGTAGCCACTGACAGGTGAGGCAGGGTGCCAGCAACAAAACTTGAACTTCCGATGTAACGCAGCTCCAGGCATGTTGGCTGCAACTTGCTCTGCTATTTTAAAGTACATTTGACTGAGCCTGGTCTCGCACGTGAACGATTTTCGGGCGGCAGGTGGCGTCCTCTGAAGTTAGGGGAGTGAGGCTCGGCAGTTCTGCTAAGTTATGCACATCTCACAATCCAACAGAGGGAACAGGGGACCGGTGGCCCTTCACTTCTTTGTGGATATCAGCTGCCTTCTGTAATCAATCTGGGGCCCAGTCTGAAGCCTATTCCCAGCGTAGTAGTGGCTTCAGCCGGGACACGCATCGGTATTTCCGGACGCAAGCATGCATAGTCCCAGAGGCCAGCGCAGACTGCCGTACGCTTGACCTTTCCGATTGTTGATTGTGTCTTAAATGCACGCTgttgcttcgtcttccgagTGGTGGCACTCAAAACCCATTCTCTCTTTGAAATCTTTTTTTCGTTCGACTGATACAGGTGCTCACTCCTGGTAGAGTCGCTGTCATGTACGCGTGCTGGTAGAGTAGCGGTTGCGTGTTGGGAGTTGGTTCGCTTAGGTCTTGAGTGCCGAGATTCTTTGGGGACACTCCCCTTCCGACCCTACACTCTGTCAGGTAAACAGAgcgtcttcgttctctgctgGAGATGCGTTTTTATTTGACCGCCGTTTCCAAGTCTGTCAACTAGGCTCATTTGCCGGAGCGACACGAGACGCGCCTCCGGGTAAAACTTATGGCCGTGGGTTCTCTTTctcagagaagaagggaacgcaGACCTTTTATCCGGTTTCCCCACGAGCAGGAATGCGAATCAGGAGCGACTGTTGTCTTCAGGCCTGTCTGTGCAATGCTTACCATTCCCCAGGCATGATCGTTGCCCTTGGCGGCATGCTGGTATTAAGCACGAAAGCCCCCAGGTTTTACGGATGTGTCTCGTCCTTCGAAAAATTATTCCTCCCAAACGCTCCTGGAGTTACACGAGCTAGCGGCTGCTCTTATGCGTGCCGGCGTAGCATATGCACTTGCGGATGTGAGCCATGTTTACTTCCTAGTGTGTTTTACGCTACGCTGCTCGCAGCGGCAACACCGTGGAACGCAACAGAACCCAGCGCGATGCCCCGGGCGATGCGGCTCCTTACTGAAATCTACATTGGtgaaagcgagggaaaacgcgtaATTGGTGTTGGTGTAGATGCCTCGATGCAGCGGTGCCGCCTGGCGACCCTCAGTATTGACCTCAGTTATGCGTTGTTGAAGTGTTACAGGCATTCAGATACCAGCGCACTACATGCAGGACATTAGGAAGTTCATCTTCAGTTCATTCATGTTGACGAAAAGTATGGATCTCCTCCCATTACCCTCAATTGCCTCGCATGCTCCTATTTTTACTCATTCGCTGCGTTTGCACTTTTTGGCACAGTAGGTGCCCCCTTGCAATTTGCTCTCCGTGCTCTCCTCTACGCCCACTCTGTTGAACGGTCCTTGGAGCGCTTACCAACCTCAACTGCCGCTGCCCAATTACGAAACTATAGTTTTATGACCACACCGAGTACGGGCTGCAATTGAAAAGGAACCCAAGCAAGCTTGAACTCGAGCGGGTTTGGTCAGTTTTTGCTTTCCAAATTGAGGCAGTAATGGGGGTGCTAAATTGGAGAGATAGGCTGTAAGTGTACTCGGAAACACTAGCACGTTAAAAAAGCCGACTGGGGGGCCCCAACGAGATCAGGGCCCTTTTGCTTGGACACACTTGAACGTTACACCAAAATCAATTCGACGATCTCAGGGGCTTCGTTGTGAAACAGGCAAAGACGCCGAGCCTCTAGCCAGTTGTGAACATTGTTGAAGTTGCCGGGGAACCCTGAGCAGAACGGGTGCTTATGACTTTGTCCCAGCCTTCAACAGCACGTGAACACCTCAGGCGGACTGCTTCGCTAACCTCAATTCTCTTCTGAAGAAATGTTGTTTATCTAAATTCTTAGAAAGCTGGGGGTAAGGTCCCGACAAAAGAATACAACTCTGCAAAAGACGAGGTACCGGTTTTGCACTGGCACGAAAAATGGTTTACTGATCGACCATCGGGGCCGTCCGTACTTGTGCGGAATGTATTCATGGAAATCGTTCCCTTGCAGTTTTCCAAACAAACCTTTCCGTGAAAACTTCGTTGTTGGTCAGTCTCCAAATCAATGTGCCAAGTCTAGATGCATATGATTAGGCAGCGGCGCCTGTGTGTCTAAACCGACGGAACCGTTACCTCACACCCAAGCATTGAAATTTTGAGtttcttttgccttttcaATTGGGAGCAAGCGTGACTTTGTCTCTGCAAACAATGACGAGAGGCTGTGACCGTTGCTGTGCGAGCTGCCCTTATTGGAGTGATTTGCACTCAGTTTTTGATCTCTGTTATTTGCCAccgcggagagaaacacctGTATCTTTCTCTGAGATGCTGCTTCGCCTTGGCTTAGAACTCAGCACCACCACGTTGCCGTCTATCTAAGTTGGCCGCTCTGCTCCTTGAGGTTTTAGGAAAGTTACCGGATGCATATTTGTGTAAACGAAAATATACGGACATGTGTGCCTGCTAGAATCAGCAGCCCCATCTGAGAATCTGCCCATTACAGAGACGTTTCGATTCAGAAATAGATATAGGCTCACGCAACTGCTCAGCAGCAGCTTTCACGCATCTCCGTTGTTTTTTCGACGGTTCCAGAGCTCAGTGCGTGAAAGTTGGCATTTTGAACGTCAAGGGAGAATCCCACGGTCTGttgtccgtctctccgccgcccgAAATGCTGCTACAGCAATACCGTGCGCTGGCCGGAGCCCTGCAAGAATGACTCATGATCCATGGAAACATTATCTACAGATtccagaagagaggggggaggagCTCGTGACTCCATTTGGCCCTCAAAAGCACGAGCTTTCGCCCAGGAGTGTATGGCGTAATTTGCTGCGCCTAGAGGGTAGATTCTGAGAAAGACGAACAGGGAAATCCAGAAGCCAGAACAATTTTCCCATTCTCGAGAGCGTGGATGTTCCTGCTTTGCTTGCGCGTGTTCTTAGGACTACTTGTACGTGAGGGCAGACACTACACCTGGATTGCTTTCACACAAGTTGAAATGTCGCTCCTGCCATGCTTCCTGACTCACAAGAACTTGCTTTGCTCGTTGCGCCTGGTCTCCTATCCGCATCATGCTCTTCGACCATTACAAGCTCGGATTAGAACAGTCGGTTTCACCATGGATACTGCAGCCATTCCCGCTCATGTGCCTCGTCTCACGCCGCCGGGATCAGCTCAGCCTACGGTAGAACGCTGTTTGCCCACCTTTCCATCGCTGTCGTTGCCAACGCTGCCAGAAGAGTCAGTAGAGTCAGTCAATCGATCGCCGACTGGCGAACCCGCCGGAGAACTCGCACCTTCTTCACCCTTTCTTTCAGCGCGATGCAGCACTCTCTCACGAAAACGACGGCGTCCAGCCGACACCTCTCCACAATGCGAAATCCTTCCTTACTTGTCCGACCCAAGTACCTGTCCTTCAACAGCTGCCGCTCCCCAGACCCCAGATGAACGGCATTCAAGGTCAGACAGAGGGATGGCCTTCTGGTGCAACACCGAAACTGCTAAACTGGAGCCTCACCAGCTCTCTGGCAACAGGACgtcctgttcctcttctgctgACCCCATTGCCAGGTTTGGAAGCCGCACCGCGTTGACTAGGGGCTCCTCTGAGGGCTTTGGGTCCACAAGCAGTCAACAGCTCTTAACGCCGTTCTCCCCGCAGCTTGTAGATCCCATGGTAACAAACGGCTCGACAACACATGCCCCGCATGTTCTCGCCGAGGCGTCTTCAAACTTCTCCTCAGTGTTCGGGGGAGGCGGCAGTCCGGCTGCTAGAGCCTTGCCCTCGGGTCCGACCCACTGTGAAGCGGGGGTAGCAGGGCCgcaagaaggcggagagaggactCCATGGGGATGCGATAATTCCACCGAATCCGAGACAGCACCCAGCGCTGCCTCGACATCGCAGACTGTCGATGTAGAGGCACGCGATGGACATGCTTCTCTCCAGGTGAGAGAATCGGCTTTCCTTAAAAAGACGGCGCACTTCTCATCACAGGAACTTACACTGAGTTGCAAATCACCAACTACAGCGCTGTGTGTGCCTCTAAGGGTTTTACGCAATAACACCGTGTTGAGTGGTACGGTGAGCCGACATCCCTGTACCGGGAGTTTTCATCGCCTCAACAGAAATGTCCCGTTTCCGGGAGCATCTCTAACAGGCAGGAAAGGGCTGCAGAAACTGACGAGGCAAGAAACTTCTCCCGAAGGTCTTGGAAGATTTGAAGACTAGAGCTGGGTTGAGGAGAACatgcctttcctcttgttTACCTTTGAACGATCACTGAGCAAAGATTTGTGTTCCAGGATGCCGGGTACCACAGAACTCAGGGTTgcctctgtcgtctcttGCTACGCCGTCTATTCCCATCAGGCTGCGCAGAGTCTCCTTCTTCCACTGGAATTCCTGTCCCTCTTGGCCGTTGAATCGGAGCTGCCAGAAACTTGTACAGACAATGTTCCTCTGGCTACCGAGGCTGTCTCCCGCGACGAAGACACCCACTCGGCAGGAGAAGGCACAACTGGCGACACCTCGGCTTTGGTTGAGCATCACACAGATAAATTCGACCTTGTGGCTGCTGCCGAACCGGCCCTACCACAAACACCTTCCGCGGCATCGCTGAATGCGGAGTCACACCTGGGAAGTCTGTTGGCATTTATCTCTCCAATGTTGTCAGTTCTGGCTGCCGGTGTGACATCGCCTAGTGCTTCTGTTGGAGGACAGGATATGGAGACTTTCCCCGGGTTCCCAGGCCCATCGAGCTCTTCGTGTGACATGGAACTCTCCCAAAAGGCTATTCGGCTGATATTCAGCGATCTCCAACATGTCTGCCTGCCGTTGCTTTCCAACGCTCTTTCCATGTCCCGTGCAGAAGCAGAGTACGTGTCCGCTGCTTTAAGGCGTCACGCAGCTATGATCGAAAGTGTAtcttccgcgcctcttccacAAACGGACTGTGCCAGTTCCTATGGTTTcagtcttctcttctggCCATATCTATCCATTTTCAAAAAGTGCCTGATGGACTGTGTCATGCCGTCCTCCCTCTCAAAATTCGAGCAAAttcgcttgcttcttctAGTGTGCAATACTCCCGAGCCTCCCGGTGCCCCCGCACCTGTTTAATCTTTGTTGCATCACGTTAGTTTTCCCATTTATGTTTCTTCGGGGAAATTGCATTTGGCGACAACCCGGTCGAAATTGATCGGCTCTGTTTGCAAATGCGACCCTCCCGAACGTAGGGAGTAACAATCTTCCCATTACGAGCGGCCACACAAAAGGGGACTAATTATTGACTGACACTCCCCTGGAAGCCCTATGAGGATTGCATGGACGTACGAGCGGTTGTGACACGGTCACGAATAACCGAACCATAGATGCGTGCCATTGCATAATCACGAGTTTACGCACCACATGGAACACAGCAGCCACTTGCACAGCGTTCATGCATCTCTCAAGCACGAAAGTTCACATGGAATGCCCTTCGATTTCTGTTGCGTCGCTTCTCACACCGCTTGCAGATGCCGGCTGCGACTCCGGGTCCTACGCTGCAAACTCACATGTGAAATGCCTCCAGAAGAGGTATAAAAGCTACTGGTGAAGCAGGGCCTGCCCGATACAGCGTTGACGAGAGCACCAGTCACAAGTCACCGCTTGACAGCAGCTGTGAGCAGAGTGTTCGAGACAGCCGCTATCTTTGGCACGACGCTCGATTTATGAATGCTGTGGATAAATCTTCGTCTGATGCCTTCGTACGTGTGTCGGGAAACCAACAAAGATGCATACAGTGCGGCCAGTACAAGCATGAAAGCAACCGGCGAATGTATACATGGACGATAGTAGTCGAGATTGGGCAGCGAGCAGGTGTGATCAGCGCGAATAGCGCATTCCCCGGCCTTACCATCGGACGTACGACCAGCAAACGAAGACTGaaccaggagacagaacacCCGTCATATAAAAGGCATCCCGACTTCGTTTATCCTCACCAAAAAGGGATAGAAGCCACTCCCCTCCATCATATATTCGGGGACCACCGTCTCGATTTCTGGGGGCATGTGATCGATTCTACCCCGATTCTCTCACAAGCGATCCTCTTGCTGCTATCATTAACGTCCTTGGCTCGTGGGTGTGAGTTGTCACGCTCAATAGCGCTCCCGAATTTGGTGAAAATATACCCGGATTTGTTAGCCATTTGTGTTCTGGGCGAAGCGTTGGGATGAAGGTGAGGTAAGGGGAGGTTTTACGCACAGACTGAGGCAGAGAGTCGAGGTAATTTCGCTCCTAAAACGAAGCGTACTGGACAGGAGGAGATTTGGCCGAGGGGGCTACTGGGCCACGGTCCTTTGTCATTGCCGCTTCTCTTGGAGAGTTTTTTTCGAGAAGTCACAAAGTTCTTCGCACTCAGTCGTTCACCGAGGCACCACGGGACGGAGCAGGCACGGATGCAGACTGAAAACCTCCTCTGGATCCAAAAGGAAGTCTCatacagaaaaagagaaagtcAAGTTTGGTCCGACGCTGGTATACACCTCCGCGACGCTTGAAGGCCGTTGCCATACCACTGAAACCCTAGAATCGATACGCGTTTTTACCGCATCGTGTAGTGCTGTGACACAATTTAGCCGTCACGGGGTCACGCCAGAGCTTCGTGCGAGGCCCGAGAGGCACTTCCCTTTATTTTCCTTCCTTTGCCCCTTTCACAGTTCCTACCTCACAGTGGGCTCTTCTGTGGGTCCATCTGCAGATGCAACGCATCTTTACTGTTGCATGTGGAACCCTGTCCCGCCGTGGGCTGCTGTCCATATCATCTGTATGACTTCTCACCGGTagtttctgtttcctgtcctctAATTACCCTTTTTGTAGCGGAAATACGTGGACGGAAGAGTGTAAGTGGAGGAGGTGACGTGGCCACTTTTGATAACCCCCACAACCGGGTGATATGCATACTCAAGAGAAACAGTGACAGTTCGGTTTCGGAGACCCCGACCATGGTCTCTTAGAGGATACTTATTGATAACGCCCTCCAAACCTAAAACGGCATCCTCGGGATCCGTTATGATATGATCCCAAATAATCACTTCGTTTCGCGAGTTCTTCGGCGTCTCATACCGGACGATGACGTAGACGAAAAGCTGCTTTGTGTTCCAATTGAAGCAACTAGTCAAGTCTGCCTGGATATTCAGAGCCACCTGTGCTTGCTCGCCCTagagacagcgcagaagacacacacaaaagagCGACGCAACACGCTGAGTTTCGCAGCACTTCGCAGGGAACGTTATCAAAAGCTGATTGCACGCCAAAGGCCCACCGGCAacttcctccctctctggtTTGTGAACAGAGTCTCTACCAGTAACACAACCAGTAGTCGGAGTTGTTGGTTTTACTTCCCCATCACATTTCTCTGTCCATTTCACGCGATATCCTTTTCTGGGCAATCGAGCACCTCCATCCCCGTTCCACACAGGAGCCTCTGAGCAGGAGCCCCCGCGCGGTCTTCTGGCTTGCACCGTTCACCAACAGAGGACACCTGCATCGACGCGCTCTGGAGAGACTTCGCTCCGATCGCCTGTTCACTTTTCCAGGCGCTTCTTTCATCGCGTACTTGCAGTGCATGGTTGACTCCGAACTCATACACTTCCGCGATGGAAACTTCTCCTATCGGATCGGCCTGCAGAAGATATGTCGAAAAGTGATTTCCAAGGGCCGCCAAGGCGAGAGCCGCTAGAAGGGTGCAGATGACTGCATTTCCTCTATTCAAGTAAGTATCCATCGTCGCGAAAATGCATGAAAAAATATTGCGAGAAATGCGTCAGAACGCAGGCTGTTCGATAATGCATGCACGGGGGCACGTTGCCAGTCGTGCGACAGGACTGTGCCAATCTCGACGGACACCCGGTGGATGGGGCGCGCAAGTCGAGGACAAGCTTCGAGAATCTGCGCAACACAAAATGGTTGGTGGAAGTAGAAAGTGAACAACGCCCTTGCGTTTGTGGAAAAGGGTAAGAAGCAAACTGTGGTcagaaagacggaaagggaaCGCAAGGAAAGAATGCAACGTGTGTaggcgagcggcgcgacGGACCAGGGGACAAAACACAACCAAGGCGAACGGAAAGCGCACAGACGAGACGCCCGATCAAGGTTTCAGAGAACACAAGTCCTTGGTgcgaaagcaaagagaagaggggggaaCAAATGTGGCAGCGTTCCAAGGCGCAACGACGGTAGCAGTTCGGCGGGAACCGCTATGACAGGCCCCGCTGTAGCGACACATGAAACAAAAAACCTAAAAAAAGCGCCGGATGGATATCCACAAGCGGATCGTTATcagcaagaaagaggaaggcggggggAAGACTAGAGATCGGTAGTTTTCTTCAAATCATCGACCTTGTGGAAGAGACAGTCACTGCCAAGGGGTGCTTGCCCACGTGGGCAGTGACAATGAAATCTGTTCCCTCTACCTTTT of the Neospora caninum Liverpool complete genome, chromosome XII genome contains:
- a CDS encoding putative signal peptidase complex subunit 3, related codes for the protein MDTYLNRGNAVICTLLAALALAALGNHFSTYLLQADPIGEVSIAEVYEFGVNHALQGEQAQVALNIQADLTSCFNWNTKQLFVYVIVRYETPKNSRNEVIIWDHIITDPEDAVLGLEGVINKYPLRDHGRGLRNRTVTVSLEYAYHPVVGVIKSGHVTSSTYTLPSTYFRYKKGN